One region of Chrysemys picta bellii isolate R12L10 chromosome 21, ASM1138683v2, whole genome shotgun sequence genomic DNA includes:
- the PERM1 gene encoding PGC-1 and ERR-induced regulator in muscle protein 1 isoform X2: MENFQYSIQLNDRDWAEFYSAAEECSLIPAALATAEELGVSDIEQGDGEAGSPRTARLITVRAGSTPAPGPGPCPPHGVPGETAPPRPIPGHLFLEEVLSGREDEMDLGSGRRVLCESDTPGSPQQTPLMPSAQDRQLPCFSGADSAGPASQAMEKPLQAQDSSRDEVGQAAERAVAAPFAVQAGWGLAVVPHSHLPEGAPQEGELSGEHLQGSPEKAESERPVHAADVSSPALAASWGMERPAGEKANWSLCLEPGLPDPTGDISQNPSAESLQPTCSRIPGESRPAGKNPGERLGLGQALTAPGSPGDSPDVVQPRGPVHQGTPTAAVTPSHAAVALQSSTLAMEFLTSSALSRESKGEGIVAKPALGGLEGEDEAQRGGILTCGMLGDEGRGLALGRQAVSAPRSKAVKGPAVQPFPGELKKTSHARPKQATGLGIHENMSLNQSSKPTASQREECRSTTGKALRHGSTVAVAGDAEDGAQGRQRSGLLGGMFPHHSAAEDSQEGAIPALTWPEMYDYFFCDAQEQGGEMNSLGGVAKTPISPCEKEQEVPEMYGPEMYEYFFNEPEESGGGGSKDTFVEPDKISTLEQTSSPCESREDLGSTIAGEPGGVISIPEVYEHFFTDGASGRRSWGRIFLRMPALEARKAMAALKSFLQKPMHLVRRSPSDRGVPVPRGSIKRLSLLQLRPPGRIQLKPEDLGMAPALAERPHPPLALTQEDMCLVFVAFASWAVKTSDLQAPDAWKTVLLANVGTLSAIRYFRRQAIEGRHGT, from the coding sequence ATGGAGAATTTCCAGTACAGCATCCAACTGAATGACAGGGACTGGGCGGAGTTTTACTCGGCTGCTGAAGAATGCAGCTTAATCCCGGCCGCCCTGGCCACGGCGGAGGAGCTGGGCGTCAGTGACATTGAGCAAGGGGACGGCGAGGCCGGCAGCCCCCGCACCGCCAGGCTGATCACAGTGAGGGCAGGCAGCACgccagctcctggcccgggaccctgccccccacatgGGGTCCCCGGAGAGACCGCCCCACCCCGGCCCATCCCTGGGCACCTGTTCCTGGAGGAGGTTCTGTCAGGCCGCGAGGATGAAATGGATCTGGGCTCAGGCAGGAGGGTTCTGTGTGAGAGCGACACGCCCGGATCCCCCCAGCAGACTCCGCTGATGCCCAGCgcccaggacaggcagctgcctTGTTTCTCAGGGGCCGACTCTGCCGGACCAGCTAGCCAGGCCATGGAGAAGCCGCTCCAGGCCCAGGACAGCTCCCGCGATGAAGTGGGCCAGGCCGCAGAACGTGCAGTGGCCGCCCCGTTTGCTGTACAGGCAGGATGGGGTCTGGCTGTAGTACCCCACAGTCACCTGCCAGAAGGAGCTCCACAGGAGGGGGAATTATCAGGGGAGCATCTACAAGGCAGCCCAGAGAAGGCAGAGTCTGAAAGGCCAGTTCATGCAGCGGATGTGAGCTCCCCAGCGCTGGCTGCTTCATGGGGGATGGAGAGGCCAGCGGGGGAAAAGGCTAACTGGTCTCTCTGTTTAGAGCCTGGGCTGCCAGACCCAACCGGTGACATTTCCCAGAATCCATCTGCAGAGTCCCTGCAGCCAACGTGTTCCAGAATACCAGGGGAGAGCCGGCCTGCTGGGAAGAATCCAGGGGAGCGTTTGGGTCTTGGTCAAGCCTTGACTGCTCCGGGTTCCCCTGGGGACTCTCCAGATGTTGTGCAGCCCAGAGGGCCTGTGCACCAGGGAACACCCACAGCTGCGGTGACACCATCACACGCGGCCGTGGCACTGCAAAGCTCGACTCTAGCTATGGAGTTTTTAACCTCCTCTGCCCTATCGCGAGAGAGCAAAGGAGAGGGAATAGTGGCCAAACCAGCTcttggggggctggagggtgagGATGAAGCTCAGCGAGGTGGTATCCTGACCTGTGGCATGCTGGGGGATGAGGGGCGAGGGTTGGCACTGGGGCGTCAGGCCGTCAGCGCTCCCAGGAGCAAGGCGGTGAAAGGCCCTGCAGTGCAGCCCTTCCCAGGGGAACTGAAGAAGACTAGTCATGCAAGGCCAAAGCAAGCAACTGGTTTAGGAATCCATGAGAACATGTCGTTGAATCAGAGCAGCAAACCCACTGCGTCACAGAGAGAGGAGTGCAGGAGCACCACTGGGAAGGCACTGCGTCATGGAAGCACGGTGGCAGTTGCAGGGGATGCTGAAGATGGAGCCCAGGGAAGGCAGAGATCTGGGCTCCTAGGAGGGATGTTTCCTCATCATTCAGCAGCTGAGGACTCTCAGGAGGGGGCCATACCTGCCCTGACCTGGCCGGAGATGTATGACTATTTTTTCTGTGACGCCCAAGAGCAGGGGGGGGAGATGAACAGCTTGGGTGGGGTGGCGAAAACGCCCATATCTCCCTGTgagaaggagcaggaggtgcCTGAAATGTACGGGCCTGAGATGTATGAATATTTCTTTAACGAACCTGAAGaaagtgggggaggaggcagcaaagACACCTTTGTGGAGCCAGACAAGATCAGCACCTTGGAGCAAACTTCCTCACCGTGCGAAAGCCGGGAGGACCTGGGCTCGACCATAGCTGGAGAGCCTGGCGGTGTTATCTCCATCCCCGAGGTTTACGAACATTTCTTTACGGACGGCGCAAgcggcaggaggagctgggggcggaTCTTCCTGCGCATGCCGGCCTTGGAGGCAAGAAAAGCCATGGCAGCTTTGAAATCCTTCCTGCAAAAGCCAATGCACCTGGTCAGACGCAGCCCCTCCGACCGCGGGGTCCCGGTCCCACGAGGTTCCATAAAGAGGCTCTcccttctccagctgaggcctcccggGAGAATCCAGCTGAAGCCAGAGGATTTAGGGATGGCCCCTGCACTAGCAG